The sequence AGCAGGTTCGCGGTCTGCGCCAGGGCGCGGCCCAGCCGCTCGCCGGCGGCGGCGGTGATGGCCTGCGCGGCCGGGTCGTGGGGGAGCTGCCGGGCGAAGCTGGCGGCGTCGGGCAGGGCGCGGCCCGCTTCGGCCAGCTGGCGCAGCAGGCTGGGTTCGGAGGCGTACGCTTCCAGGCACCCGAGCTTGCCGCATTCGCAGGGGCGGCCGCCGGGTTCGGAGAGCAGGTGGCCGAGTTCCCCGGCGCCGCCGCGGCCGCCGCGGTACAGTTCGCCGTTCAGGATCAGCCCGGCGCCGATGCCGCGCCCGAGGGTGACGACCAGGAAGTCGCGGGCGTGCTTGCCGCGCCCGACGAGGCGTTCGGCGGTGGCGAAGGCGTTGACGTCGTTGTCCGCCCAGACGGGGACGCCGGTCGCCTGGCTGATCAGGTCGGTGATGGGCACGTCCCGCCAGCCCAGGCGGTAGGAGGTCAGGCAGGTGCCGTGCGGGCCGATGGTGCCGGGCAGGCCCAGGCCCACGCCGCCCAGGCGCTCGCGGGGCAGCCCGGCGCCGCCGAGCAGCGCGGCGGTGGCCTGGGCGGCGGCGGCGGTGACGCTGGCGGGCGTGTGATCGCTGTACGTGACGGTCAGGGTGGCGAGGACCTGCAGGGACAGGTCGGTCAGGACGGCTTCCAGGCCGGACTCCATGATTTTCAGGCCCACGGCGAAGTGGCCGGCGTAGTTGACGTCCAGCGGGATGGCGCGGCCGCGGCCGGTGTGGTGGTCGCGTTCGATGAGCAGATCCTCTTCGAGCAGGTCGGCGGTGACGAAGGACACGGCGGCGGGACTGAGCTGGGTGCGCTCGGACAGTTGCGAGCGGCTGAGTGGACCGCACCGGCGCAGTTCATTCAGCACCAGAGCGCGGTGAATGACGCGGGCGGCCCGCTGATCGACCTTCTGCGATCGCATCTCACTCCTTTACTTAATTAATTGAACGACTCGTTCACGATAGGTACTCCCACCATCCCTGTCAAGCGCCCGGCGACCCTCCCAGTCTTCTCGGGACCGCCCCGCTGGCGACCGGCCCACCGGCGGCCCGACCCGCACCAGGACCCCCACCGGCCGGGATTCCACGCCAGCCCGGCCCAGGACCAGGGCCGCCCCGGCCCCCCCCGCGCCAGCAGGGGACCGCAGGCGGCCCACGGACGACCCGCCACTCAGGCGGGGTCCGGATCACCCGCCTGATGCGCGCGCGCCGCCTGCCGCGCCAGGCGCCCGACGGTCAGGCCCTGCACGACGATGCTGAACACCACCACCACGTACGTCATCACCAGAAACAGGTCCCGGGCCGGACCAGCCGGGACGGTGAAGGCCAGCGCCACACTGATCGCGCCGCGCAGGCCGCCCCACACCATCAGGCGGCGCGTGACCGGCGGGAAGTCCGTGCCGCGCCGGAGCAGCAGGTACGGTCCCTGCACGCTGAGCACCCGGGCGAGCAGCACCAGCGGGATGGCCAGCAGGCCCGCCAGCAGCGCCTGCCCGCTGAAGGTCACGGCCACGATCTCCAGGGCCAGCAGCGCGAACAGCGCGATGTTCAGCAGTTCGTCCAGCAGGTGCCAGACACTGTCGAACCGCTCGCGGCTGGACAGCGCCCCGGGCCGCCGGTCCGTCAGCGACCCGACCAGCAGCCCCGCCGCGACCGCCGCGAGCGGCGCCGAGACGTGCAGGTGCGCGGCCAGCGCCGTGCAGACCAGCACCAGCCCCAGCGTGATCAGCACCTCGGTCACGAAGTCGTTCACGGCCCGCAGCGCGAGGTACCCCAGCAGCCCCAGCAGGCCGCCCAGCAGCAGTCCCCCAGCGGCCTCCTGCACGAAGAACACGCTGACGTCCACCCAGTCGGGTGACGCCTGACCGTGCCCGGCGCCCGCCAGGGTGGCCAGTACCGCGAACGCCACGACGCCCACCCCGTCATTGAACAGGCTCTCGCCCGCCACGAGCGTCTCGATGCGTTTGGGCACCCGCGCCTGCTTGAGCATGCCCAGCACGGCCACCGGATCGGTGGGGCTGATCAGCGCGCCGAACAGCAGACACAGCACCAGCGGCACGCTGAGGCCCAGCGCGCCCAGCAGCGCGAACGTGCCCAGTCCCACCAGCGCGATCGACAGGGCCGTACTCAGCAGCGCGAACGCCAGCACCGGCCCCCGCAGCGCCCACAGCGCGTGCGAGTTCACGCCGAGCGCCCCGGCGAACAGCAGGAACGACAGCACGCCCTGAAACACGAACTCGTCGAACTCCACGCTGCGCACCGCCTCCACCGTCGCCAGCGCCGCCGGCACCCCCGCCCCCGCCAGCAGGAGCAGCAGCAGGCTGACCAGCAGCCCGCCCACCGTCACGCCGATACTGGCGGGCAGTTTCAGGAACCGGGCGTTCACGAACGCCAGCGCGGCCGTCAGCGCCACCAGCACTGCACTCAGGTCCAGCAGGCTCACATGACCCCCAGGCGGTACGCCGCGAAGTACAGGCCCACGGCGAGCAGCACCGTCACCAGCGTGATCGGCGTCGCGTACCGCATGAAGCCCCCGAAACGGATCGGGTGCCCCTCACGGGCCGCGATATCCGCCACGACGATGTTCGCCGACGCGCCGATCAGGGTCAGGTTCCCGCCCAGGCACGCCCCCAGACTCAGCGCCCACCACAGCGGATCCATCCCCGCCCCCAGCGTCCCCTGCAACTCCCGCAGCACGCTGGCCATGCTGATCGTGAACGGAATGTTGTCCACGAACCCACTGATCAGCGCGCTGCCCAGCCCGATCAGCAGGATGCCGGTCCCGACGTCGCCGCCCATCGCGGCCGTCAGGGCGGTCGCCACCTGCTCGAACACGCCGGCGTGCTCCAGCGCGCCCACCACCACGAACAGCCCCATGAAGAACAGCAGCGTCGCCCACTCCACCTGCTCGAACAGCGCCACCGGATCGAGGTCCGCGATCAGCAGCAGGAACGTGCTCGTCGTCAGGGCGATCAGGCCCGCCTCCAGGCCCAGCGGGTGGCCGACCATGAACAGCACCAGCGTCACGCCGAACACCGCGAGCGCCTGCGTCATGAGTTTCCGGTTCACGTTCGGCGTGGGCGTGTCCCGCAGCGCCACCTGAAGCCGGTCCGCGGCGCCCGGACCGGTCAGGTCGCCGCGCCGCGTCATCAGCCACTGCATGAGGGCGATGCCCACCACGGTCGCGACCAGCGCGAACGGCGCGACGTTCACCAGGAAATCCCCGAAGCCCTT comes from Deinococcus sedimenti and encodes:
- a CDS encoding ROK family transcriptional regulator; translated protein: MRSQKVDQRAARVIHRALVLNELRRCGPLSRSQLSERTQLSPAAVSFVTADLLEEDLLIERDHHTGRGRAIPLDVNYAGHFAVGLKIMESGLEAVLTDLSLQVLATLTVTYSDHTPASVTAAAAQATAALLGGAGLPRERLGGVGLGLPGTIGPHGTCLTSYRLGWRDVPITDLISQATGVPVWADNDVNAFATAERLVGRGKHARDFLVVTLGRGIGAGLILNGELYRGGRGGAGELGHLLSEPGGRPCECGKLGCLEAYASEPSLLRQLAEAGRALPDAASFARQLPHDPAAQAITAAAGERLGRALAQTANLLDPDLIIVGGEGVRLGDTLFTPLRRALDRHLHAAGPGTLPVLIEPWGDDAWARGAAGLVTEQFFGDSTLHQPARASPA
- a CDS encoding SLC13 family permease; translated protein: MHEGTFIHLPAAWQAPLAIGLFILTYVLILAEKYVHRTVAALLGACAVMLLGLLAPDQAWGAIDFNTLFLLFGMMNIVNVLSRSGFFDVVARRAMLLTRGEPVRVLWIFSALTAVFSAFLDNVTTVLFMAPVVVTVVTRLGLKPVPFLIAVILASNTGGTATLVGDPPNIIIGSVAGKGFGDFLVNVAPFALVATVVGIALMQWLMTRRGDLTGPGAADRLQVALRDTPTPNVNRKLMTQALAVFGVTLVLFMVGHPLGLEAGLIALTTSTFLLLIADLDPVALFEQVEWATLLFFMGLFVVVGALEHAGVFEQVATALTAAMGGDVGTGILLIGLGSALISGFVDNIPFTISMASVLRELQGTLGAGMDPLWWALSLGACLGGNLTLIGASANIVVADIAAREGHPIRFGGFMRYATPITLVTVLLAVGLYFAAYRLGVM
- a CDS encoding cation:proton antiporter, whose protein sequence is MSLLDLSAVLVALTAALAFVNARFLKLPASIGVTVGGLLVSLLLLLLAGAGVPAALATVEAVRSVEFDEFVFQGVLSFLLFAGALGVNSHALWALRGPVLAFALLSTALSIALVGLGTFALLGALGLSVPLVLCLLFGALISPTDPVAVLGMLKQARVPKRIETLVAGESLFNDGVGVVAFAVLATLAGAGHGQASPDWVDVSVFFVQEAAGGLLLGGLLGLLGYLALRAVNDFVTEVLITLGLVLVCTALAAHLHVSAPLAAVAAGLLVGSLTDRRPGALSSRERFDSVWHLLDELLNIALFALLALEIVAVTFSGQALLAGLLAIPLVLLARVLSVQGPYLLLRRGTDFPPVTRRLMVWGGLRGAISVALAFTVPAGPARDLFLVMTYVVVVFSIVVQGLTVGRLARQAARAHQAGDPDPA